The following coding sequences lie in one Lolium perenne isolate Kyuss_39 chromosome 2, Kyuss_2.0, whole genome shotgun sequence genomic window:
- the LOC127328548 gene encoding uncharacterized protein: MAEVTEQSLGLTDLMKQLLDGFNTLKAGQAETQEALRGIQARTDAVEARIAEAVAHTPPPPAPSPMAMGAGATMASTHPSSSSSTPPSGTTSTSLLGMPCEMGYGQIDHRDPLLFWGDAPGILGFPLPAPGTGFYGNAALWFQGVEAKGRVEHWHDMCKLVQDYFGKNKQASYRHQLRVLRQTSSVSDYWDKFSRLRHQLLLYNPHIDEGHFIDEFIAGLRDEIRTAIWLHRPQELETAHLLALMQEEESAPVKKRSYSKHEYKDNVKPKWHAAKSNDDHQSSNKQSSNTKAEDKLAALKAYRREKGLCFTCGEKYSRSHKCPDRVPLHVIEELLEVLQIQSGDDSSEDSDPESEGNGSTSNTPRGSFMMLGRESLHKSNGLEWSTQGHTFQQDVKILPLGCYDMILGEDWLDDHSPMWVHWRRKRMRFTHKHRRITLNGVSDNIKTCRPVKIPKLQGLQRRGAITHMVQVHWAAEGHIIQVQALQEKQGDSTASALAPEIQQLLDAHEGLFSKPEGLPPSRTADHRIPLVPGAQPVKARPYRYTPQQKTEIENQVKEMIKSGIIRLSSSPFASPVLLVRKKDGTWRFCVDYRQLNSLTIKHKYPVPVVDELIDELAGACWFTKLDLSSGYHQILLADGEQHKTAFQTHHGLYEFLVMPFGLTNAPASFQGLMNQVFAPLLRKCVLVFVDDILIYSQSLREHVQHLKCVFELLQQNQLFLKRSKCSFALQELEYLGHIIGKNGVSTDTTKVQAVKDWPQPKNVKELRGFLGLTGYYRKFIKNYGMIAKPLTQLLCKGVLFLWGPEQQHSFQLLKDTMVQAPVLAIPDFSQSFVLETDACNTGIGAVLMQNGHPVAFLSKSLCRRNQTLSTYEKECLAIILAVDKWRASAPFDRDPA, translated from the exons ATGGCGGAGGTCACCGAACAGAGCCTGGGGCTCACGGATCTGATGAAGCAGCTCCTCGACGGCTTCAACACCCTCAAGGCCGGGCAAGCGGAGACGCAGGAGGCGCTCCGTGGGATCCAAGCGCGCACAGATGCAGTGGAGGCGCGCATCGCGGAGGCAGTCGCGCACACGCCACCGCCGCCAGCTCCATCACCCATGGCGATGGGTGCGGGAGCGACCATGGCTTCGACTCACCCGAGTTCGTCATCATCGACCCCACCTAGCGGAACGACATCGACCTCGCTTCTCGGCATGCCGTGCGAAATGGGATATGGTCAGATCGACCACCGCGATCCACTACTATTCTGGGGTGATGCTCCGGGTATCCTCGGATTCCCGTTGCCAGCCCCGGGCACAG GATTCTATGGTAATGCTGCATTGTGGTTCCAAGGAGTAGAAGCTAAGGGTCGAGTTGAACATTGGCATGACATGTGCAAGTTAGTCCAGGATTACTTTGGTAAAAACAAACAAGCTAGTTATAGACATCAGTTGAGAGTGCTTAGACAAACTAGTTCAGTGTCAGATTACTGGGACAAATTCTCTCGTCTTAGACATCAATTGCTTTTATACAACCCACACATAGATGAAGGTCACTTTATTGATGAGTTCATAGCTGGTCTTAGAGATGAAATTCGTACTGCAATTTGGTTACATCGTCCCCAAGAATTGGAAACTGCGCATTTGCTCGCCTTGATGCAGGAGGAGGAATCTGCACCTGTGAAGAAGAGGTCGTATTCTAAACATGAGTATAAGGATAATGTAAAACCCAAGTGGCATGCTGCTAAAAGCAATGATGATCATCAGTCGAGTAACAAACAGTCGAGCAACACCAAAGCAGAGGACAAATTGGCAGCATTGAAGGCATATCGGAGGGAGAAGGGACTCTGTTTCACTTGTGGCGAGAAGTATAGCAGATCTCACAAATGTCCTGACAGAGTGCCTCTACATGTCATTGAAGAACTGCTTGAAGTCTTGCAGATTCAGTCCGGTGATGACAGTTCAGAGGACAGTGATCCTGAGTCTGAAGGGAACGGATCGACCTCAAATACTCCAAGAGGGTCGTTCATGATGTTGGGACGAGAATCTCTTCACAAATCAAACGGC CTGGAGTGGAGCACTCAAGGTCACACATTTCAGCAGGATGTTAAAATTCTTCCTCTTGGTTGTTATGACATGATTCTCGGTGAGGATTGGCTGGATGATCACAGTCCCATGTGGGTGCATTGGCGGCGCAAGCGCATGCGATTCACTCATAAGCATCGCAGGATCACGTTAAATGGAGTGTCAGACAATATCAAGACGTGCAGACCTGTAAAGATTCCTAAACTTCAAGGCTTGCAACGCAGAGGTGCTATCACACACATGGTGCAAGTGCATTGGGCGGCTGAAGGGCACATTATTCAGGTGCAGGCATTGCAAGAGAAACAGGGAGATAGCACGGCTTCAGCTTTAGCACCGGAAATCCAGCAGTTGTTGGATGCCCATGAAGGACTGTTCTCCAAACCTGAAGGGTTACCCCCATCCAGAACTGCTGATCACCGCATTCCCCTGGTTCCAGGAGCTCAACCTGTCAAGGCCAGGCCCTATCGTTATACACCACAACAGAAAActgagatagagaatcaggttaaAGAGATGATTAAGTCAGGAATAATCAGATTGAGTTCCAGTCCGTTTGCTTCCCCTGTGTTACTGGTGCGAAAGAAAGATGGCACTTGGCGCTTTTGTGTGGATTACAGGCAACTGAATTCTCTGACTATCAAGCACAAGTATCCGGTTCCAGTAGTGGACGAGCTAATTGATGAGttagcaggtgcatgttggttcaCGAAATTGGATCTATCCTCAGGATATCATCAGATCTTGTTGGCTGATGGGGAACAGCACAAAACTGCATTTCAAACTCATCATGGCCTGTATGAGTTTCTAGTAATGCCGTTTGGACTAACTAATGCTCCAGCTTCATTTCAAGGTCTTATGAATCAAGTCTTTGCTCCTCTGCTCCGGAAGTGCGTATTGGTCTTTGTGGATGATATCTTGATTTACAGTCAATCTCTCCGTGAACATGTTCAGCATTTGAAGTGTGTTTTTGAGTTGCTGCAACAAAATCAGTTATTCTTGAAGCGCAGCAAGTGTTCCTTTGCCTTGCAAGAGTTGGAATACTTGGGGCACATCATTGGTAAAAATGGAGTGTCCACTGATACGACCAAAGTACAAGCAGTGAAAGATTGGCCTCAGCCGAAGAATGTGAAAGAGTTGAGGGGTTTTCTGGGTCTCACTGGGTATTACCGTAAGTTCATAAAAAATTATGGTATGATTGCTAAACCATTGACACAACTGTTGTGCAAAGGAGTTTTGTTTCTTTGGGGGCCAGAACAGCAGCACTCATTCCAACTTCTCAAGGACACTATGGTGCAAGCACCGGTGCTAGCCATCCCAGATTTCTCTCAGAGTTTTGTTTTGGAGACTGATGCTTGCAACACTGGGATTGGCGCAGTATTGATGCAAAATGGCCATCCCGTGGCATTCTTAAGCAAGTCATTGTGCCGCCGCAATCAGACACTTtcaacatatgagaaagagtgttTAGCCATTATTCTAGCTGTGGACAAGTGGAGAGC ATCAGCGCCTTTTGACAGGGATCCAGCATAA